GGCTGTGCTTTCCCTTCCTGCTGCGCGAGGCGTACAGCGACAAGCGCACACCAGGCTAAGTGGGACAATTCGGATGTGGGGCGGGTTTCGTAAGCGGCGGTCACAGGGCAATCTCATGGTCGGATGTGGCAGGCTGTCAACAACGGGTTAAAAGTGATCCACTTTTGCACCGTTGGTAACAGCAGGCGTAATAACTGCAGCTCATGAGTGCGTAATTGAAATCAAAGAGAGGCCGGGTCAGGCCCAACCTCAAATTATATTAATGGCGGATATTCGCGAGTTCAGTTTCGCTCAGACCGGTCATTTGCATGACCATCGCGCGATCGAGGCCGCTGGCCAACATCGTGCGGGCAATTTTCAAAGCAGCTTCGCGTTCGCCTTCTTCACGCCCTTCAATACGGCCTTTTTGCTCACCTAATTGCAGACCTTTCTGAATTCCGCGTTGTTCACCCTCAAGGCGTAATTGCTCAGCAATTGTCATAAGAGCCTCCTCATGTTGTGGCACACGTGATGCCAACGTATTAATCAGGGTTGCCGGGTCACGGGACTCACCGGCCTGAAGCATATAGTTTATCACAGATACTAGCTGTTCCTGCGTGGTGTTTCCACCAAGCAGCAAGGTAGTCAGCTGGTCCAACAGTTCTGTCAGGTCGCGCTGGCGAATGTGTTTTTGCAGTAACTCAAGTATGGCCATTCGGCGATGCTGCATAATTTCATCATCCGGGATGATCGTGATATCAACCAGCGGGAAATTCTCACTATATAGAGTTCGTGCATATTCTGGCGTTTCAAACTCATCCAGCCAGCTCATCGAATACGGGTAAGGGCTGACTTTGCCCTGGTAAAAGAGAACGGGTATCACCAAAGGTAGCGTTTTATGACCGGCATCGAGATGACGTTGCATTGCCGCTATGGCGTATCTCATAAGGCGGAACGCCATGTGTTTATCTGGCGAGCTTTGATGTTCGATGAGGCAATACACATATCCGTCACCATTTCCCGCCTTTAAGGAATACAGCACGTCGGAATAATAGGGCCGGAGGTCGTCTTCGATGAAAGAACCCGACGCCAGCTGCAACGTATTCAGATCACAAAGTTTGCGCAACGCCGTTGGCAGATGAATATCCAGGAAGTCGCGGGCAGTTTCGGGGTGGGTTAAAAACTGCTTGAACACCGCGTCATGTAATGTGGGGGTCGTATTCTTCTTCATGGCCACTCCTGCCGACAATTTCCTATGGCGATTTTACCACAGGCTCCTTCCTGGCAATATTTAATCCAAGCAAACTTCCCATTCAGCCGACTATTCGCCGTGATAATGTTCTCTGAATAGCTTGAGGTGCCAATTAAAATGGAGCATTCCAACATCAATGAAATATCATTTTAATATTAATTCAATTGCATTTTTACATCTGTAACAGATAGCGGTTACTTTCATAATGAAGGTGGTCACTTTCATAACACCTGGTAAAAGGGATGCTGGTTTCATAATCAGCCCCTTTAATTTGTACAAAATTCACACATAAATAGAAAAATGCGAAGAAAGTCTCAATGAGACTTATGAAAGTAACCGCTTAGTTCAAGGTTTTTATGAAAGCAACCGCCTTTCACGCAAATATTTATGAAAGTGACCGCTTTTAAGAAGTGGCTAATCCAAGCTTTGGTGAACGGGTATGGATTATGAACATGATCTCCCTCCCCTTTTTGGTCTCTGTGTAGTCTATATAGCCGATTTTCTTCAAATCAGTCATTGCTCGGCGGATCGTAGCGTTCTGGTCTTTTACCTGTGATTCCATCGCAAGACGCTCCCTAAGGCGTTTCATTGAAACAAACAACGTAGATGGTGGCATACTCTCAAAGTACACATATAGGGACTGGGCGGCTTCTTTACGGGATAACTCAGAAAGGGCTTTTAACCCAAGCAAAACCTTGTGGTCGTATCTGTAAAGCTCCCAAAGACTTGGGTCGCCGACAATTTCAACCAAATCGGCGTCCATATCTAATACCGCACGTTGAACCAGATGCGTCACCAGTGAGCGTTTGCCGTCTTTGCTGCGAAATGCCAGCGTCACACTTGATAAATTGAACAGAGAGTCGCTGAGGCGCGTTCTGGCCCGTCCGTTGATATCTGTAGGCTTCAAACCACACATACGTGCAAACTCAGAGAACGGTAAGGTGATCTTTTCACTGGAATAACCGTATTTTGAAAAGGCAGAGATGATCCCTATCCACGTTTTGAAATCAGTAGACATACCAAGCTTTGCGCCCTGAATCTTGATATTTGTATACCCTTCCTGCCTGGCGACTTCTAAGCTGGAAAGTTCTTCTGACGCATCAATCAGGAATTCCCGCTTCCCCTTTTCCTTAGGTGAAACAGGGGTAAACACGCTCAATCTGAGCAGTGCGACGGGCTGGACGGTTTTGCTGCTGTTCGGGATCAGTTCATAAGCTGTGCCCGAATCTTTCTTGATGATCGCGAATGGGCTTTCTGGTGGATTGATTTCATTAGATTTTTCCATTTATCCACACCGTATTTGTAATTTAAGAACTATTTATGAAAGTAACCGCCTAAAGATTATGAAAATAACCGCCTTTATTATGAAAGTAAACGCTAAATTTATGAAAGTAACCGCCTTTTTTATGAAAGTGACCGCTCAAAGTTCCAATTTAACTATTTTTTTCAATAGCATACGAGGGTGGTGATCTGTTTTTCTTTAATATGATCTAATTATGATCTTAAGAATTGTAATATCAGGGTTATATGTGGATAACTTATTGATACTGAAGACGCTGACAAGACCCAGTCTTCATGGCTGATTACGTTATTGGGATCTTCTCCCATTGAATCACCATCTTTCGTTGCTGTAACGTCCAAAATTCTCACTGTTGGCGTAGCAGAAACCGTCGATATCAGGAAACAGAGTTAACTGGCGTACATCAAAACTATCTTCGAGGACCCTTAAACAGACGCTCTTCATCTCAGGTGTAAGGCCTATCGCCAGAAATGAATCCTTTTCTTTTTGAAACGCTAAACTACTGACTGGATCATCACAAACTCTGCTGTACAAAAATTCTGCACTTTGAGCAGCAATTCTTTTTGTTACTACGGGTGGCTGCCAGACAACAGGATATGAACCGGTATCAAGACCCTCACAGTCCCCTGCCCCAAAAATTTCGTTGTATCCCCTTTCTTCAGGACGGCCCTCAAAACCCAAAATATTACCCAGTGTGCCGTAAAGCCCCGTCCTTCAGGGCGGGGATATAAGGGCACGGTTTTCTACCTAACTTGGTGTTTGCTGTTGCTCAATGTATTGCCGGATGATGGATATTGGCGCACCGCCGCAACTACTGGCAAAGTAGCTCGGAGTCCACAGAACGCCTTTGTAGTAGTACCGTGTGGCAATGTCTGGGCGATCACGACGAAGCAATCGACTGGACACCCCTTTAAGACTGTTAACCAAACTGGATACCGCTAATTTTGGTGGGTAGTTGACCAACAAATGAACGTGATCACCTTCTCCGTCCATCTCAACCAGTTCAACATCAAAATCAGCGCATACACTGGCAAAGTAGCTGCGTAACTTCTCGATAGCATCCTGATCAAATACTCGGCGTCGATACTTGGTAACGAAGACCAAGTGAACATGCATCAGGAATGTGCAATGCCTTCCTCGACGAATATCAATTTCTTTTGTCATAGGCCAAGAGTATCATTATGGATATGAAGCGACTACAAGCCTTTAAATTCCAGCTAAGACCAAATGGTCAGCAAGAGCGTGATATGCGGCGCTTCGCTGGGGCTTGTCGCTTTGTATTTAATCGCTCACTTGCGTTTCAGAATGAAAATCATGAGGCTGGTAATAAATACCTTTCCTATGCACAAATGACAGCATGGCTGGTTGAGTGGAAAAAAGAACCTGAAACTCAATGGTTGAAAGAAGCACCATCTCAGCCTTTGCAGCAGGCGTTAAAAGACCTTGAGCGCGGCTATAAAAACTTCTTTCAGAAACGGGCATCATTCCCTCGATTTAAAAAACGCGGTCAAAGTGATGCATTCCGCTATCCGCAGGGCGTGAAACTGGATCAGGACAATAGTCGCATATCATTGCCAAAATTGGGCTGGATCAGCTACCGCAATAGTCGTCAGGTTGTAGGTGAGGTGAAAAATGTCACCGTCAGCCAGTCATGCGGTAAGTGGTACATCAGCATCCAGACGGAATACGAAGTCTCTGAACTGGCTCATATCTCAACATCGATGGTAGGGCTTGATGCGGGCGTAGCGAAGCTCGCTACGCTATCAGATGGCACGGTGTTTGAGCCTGTAAATAGCTTTAAATCCAACCAGAGAAAACTCGCCAGACTCCAGCGTGAAATGAGCCGCAAGGTGAAGTTCAGCAACAACTGGAAGAAGGCGAAACGGAAAGTACAAAACCTGCATTCTCGTATCGGTAATATCCGCCGCGACTACCTTCATAAAGTCAGCACAACAATCAGCAAAAATCACGCGATGATCGTCATTGAAGATTTGAAGGTTGCCAACATGTCAAAGTCAGCTTCGGGTACGGTAGGCCAGCCCGGTCGCAACGTCCGGGCAAAAACCGGCTTAAACCGTTCGATATTAGATCAGGGCTGGCACGAGCTTCGCCGACAGCTTGAGTACAAGCAGCTCTGGCGGGGTGGTCAGGTGTTGTTGATAAACCCAGCCTATACGAGTCAAAAATGTGCTTGCTGTGGTCATACAGCGAAAGAGAACCGGCAGACACAAAGCGAGTTCAAGTGTCTGGAATGTGGATATAGCGCGAACGCCGATATCAATGGCGCACGTAATATTTTAGCGGCGGGGCACGCCGCGCTAGCCTGTGGAGAGATGGCAGTTTTAGGTCGCTCGATGAATCAGGAACCCACCGAGGCGAGTCGGACTTCGGTCTGAACGCTGTAGGAATCCTCGCCCTTTAGGGCGGGGAGGATGTCAAGAGGTATGTATATTTCACCAAACAACGCTGACTGAGTTTTATTCACTTGATTAACCATTATTACAACTCTAAAAAACCATCAATTCAATATCAAAATGACAGTATTTTCATGTTAAAAGAGATGAAGTTGAATCAGGCTCTAATCTTTCTTCCCACCTATCATTGCGCCTTCATTTAGTACATGTCTGATACCGATGTTGATCAGCGCCGCGCGAGAAAGGCCCAGGTCTTCTGCTTTTTGGTCTAACTGCTCAAGGATGTCTGGGGTAATAGTTAACGTGATTTGTTGTTTTTTTCCTTTTATGACCCCTTTCTTTTTCGCTGACTGGCCATCTGGAGCACCTTCGATGAAAGCATCCAGTTTTGCGTTAGCTTCATCTGTTTTTCTTGGAGGCTTGGTAATTGCCATTTCATATCACCTTAATATTAATATGATGTTTTATTGATTGTTAAACAGAATGTTTATGAGGGTAGTTAGTTCCAGATTCGCTTTAGCATCTTGTGGCTTATATTCAAAGACGCACTGGCCAGAACCCGCAGCATTGGAAAATGCTTTACGACCGACGATATGGTCAGGGATAAACTCAAGTTCTGGGTAATCGGTAAAGATAGCCGCGGCTTCTCTGTTATCTATTGAGTTACGATTTGCATCGGCAACGTTAATGACTGAGTAAGCTTTCAACCCGTCACGCACACTACGTGCTTCTGTAATAAGGTCTGAGATGTCCTGCAAAGCCCATACATCAAAACTGCCTGGGCGGTAAGGAACCAACAGAACATCCGTTAAAACGAGTGCTGCACGCAATGCGGTTGAGTCCCTGCCGCCGGCATCAATGATGACATCATCATATTTTGCTTTTTGCTGCATCAGCTGCGAGCGCAGGATTGGACCATCTGCGTAAGCTGAGCATGCGATACCCGGTTGGATTTCATTTTGTGCTCTTATGCTGATTGCAGTCTGTGCGGTCTCCTGACGGTCAGCATCGATAAGTAAAACGTCCCGGCCTTGCATGGCCCTGGCGGCTGCTATATTTACAGCAAGTGTTGTCTTACCCACTCCGCCTTTAGTATTCCCTACTGTAAGAATCATGTTTTTTAACCTCATTTTAATATTAAAATGCTATGTTTATGATGTGCATATAGTAGCAAGAAATCATAACTGCTTACCAGCATTTTTGCCATTCACGTTATGTGAAATGATGGTTTTTTAATATTAAAATGATTGTTATATGATTTGGTATTGCTCGTGTTGCGATAGGAATATAAGTGTGCTGAAAACCTCTTGGCCTGAATCCCCGCGAAGGTTAAACGCTTTGGGTCAAAGAGGCTTGCGTGCTGTAACCTCATATTGCGGAGCGGGGGAATCTCATTCCTCCGGAGGGTGCTATTGTGTCGTTGAGTAACGTGTCAATGTGAGCTTTTCTTCGTCAGCCCTAAAAATGTGCCTGGTCTGAGTTTTGCTGTATGTGAGTAACGCAGCTAACAGATTAGGGCGGGTCAACCCCCTCCCCGAAAGTAACTAGGAAGGATCAAATATAAACAATGAATCATCTGGACTGGGGAAGTGAAAAAGGCAGTTTGCTGAAGAATATGATAAACACCATGCTAAGTTTTTATACTATCATAATGATTGTTTTTTCATATTAAAATGAATTGTTTTTAATTGTTTTTTGAGTTGTTTAGCGTATCGATGCTAAGGGTAAGTCCGACCATCGGGTCGTATAGGCAGGGGAGAGCATGTCGCGTTTCATCTTCCAGCCTTTATCGATGCCCTGTCCTGCAAACCACACTTTGCCCATCCCGGTCGTATTAATCCTGTCGATGGCGTGCATCAGCGCGTCGCTGTTCGGGCGCGGCGGCGATTCGTCAAACATGTCTATCTGTCCAGGCTTGTCACAGAAGTCGTTCAGCACGATCCCCGCTTTCTGATATCGGTAGCCGTCCCGCCAGATGCTGTCTAACGCTCTCATCGCTGCGGCGACAATGTCGCGGGTGTCCTGCGTGGCCAGCATCAGCGTCTGGTTGGCGTTGTTCCCGTACTGAGGCTCGTTGGCGTAGGGGCTGGTTCGTAAAAAAACGCTGACGTGTTTACAGTACTGACTTTCCTGGCGGAGCTTTTCCGATGCTCGCTCCGCATACTGACAGACGGCCTGCCGCATGTCCTGCAGCTGCGTGATGCGTTCGCCGAAGCTGCGGCTGCAGATGATTTGTTGTTTGGCGGGCAGGGCGTCTATCGAGATGCAGGCGGTGCCGTTAAGTTCCCGCACGGTGCGCTCCACCACGACCCCGAACGTCTTCTTCATCAGGTTCAGGTTGGCGTCCGCCAGCTGCAGCACCGTCTTAATCCCAATCCCGGTCAGCTTCTCAGATAATTTTCGCCCAATGCCCCACGTCTCATTCACCGGCAGCAGTGCCATCAGTTTACGCTGGCGGTCGCGATTGCTCAGGTCAACGACGCCGCCGGTGGCCGGCCAGGTTTTCGCCGCGTGATTGGCCAGCTTTGCCAGCGTAAGCGTCTGCGCAATACCGATCCCGCAGGTCAGCCCAGTGCGCTGCCGTACTGTTGCCCGGACGCGCTGGCCAAAGGCCAGAAATGACTCGCAAGCATCGATGCCAGTGACCTTCAGAAATGCCTCGTCGATTGAGTAAATCGTCAGCGCCGGGGCCATTTCTTCCAGCGTGGACATGATCCGTGCGGACATGTCGCCGTAGAGCGCATAGTTCGAACTGAAACAGGTTACCTGGTGACGTCTGATGATGTCCTTCGCCTGAAAGTAGGGGGCAAAGCGTTTAATGCCGAGCTTTTTGGCTTCTTTGTTGAGGGCCACAATCGCGCCGTCATTATTGCTGAGCACGATCACCGGCTTACCCTTCAGGTCTGGCCGGAAAAGTTGTTCCACGCTGGCGTACATCGAGTTGACGTCACAGAGCAGGTACATAGCGCGTTACCTGAAGGTGTGGATGGCGTGGATGACGACGCCGAAGATATCCAGGTCGTCCGGATTAACAAATATCGGCGAGTAGGCTGGGTTCATCGGCTGAAGGCAAAGCACCGGATGCGTGCAGAGCCGTTTTACGGTGAACTCACCGTCGACGGCGGCAATGACGATGTCGCCGTGGGAGGCCTTTTCTGCCTTATCCACGATCAGCAGGTCGCCCGACATTATCCCGGACTCGACCATCGAATCTCCTTCGGCTTTGACAAAGAAGGTCGCGGACGGGTGGCTGATGCAGAACTCGTTTAGATCCAGCGTCTTCTCAACGTAGTCCGTGGCCGGGCTGGGAAAACCGGCCTGGCAGGTGTCGGCAAACAGCGGGAGCTGCAGTCGTGAGCTGGTCAGTGGGGAAATGATTTCTGCTTTCATAGTGGCCTTGATTGTACTGTATGGGTATACAGTATTATGGTGGGGCTTTTTGGACGTTGGCAAGAAAACTCTTAGAGGTTTTGGTCAGATGCCTGTTTTGTCGGCGGAAATACTTTGACTGAAAGTTGTCCACAGAAACGGTGGACAAGTCTGTGGGTAGAGAGGGTAGGGGGCCGGGCGTCCCCTGACGGGCGGGCTGTCGTAAATAGAGCCAGCGCGCTGTCTCTCCCCTGCGGGCTATGCCCGCGGGCTTCCATCCCTGACGCAAAACCACGCTTACAGCGGCCAACGGCCGCGTCGCTTCACTGGCCTGCGGTAAAGCAGCAGGCCACTGTCGGGCAACGGCGATTCGCTGCCGCTCGTCGTCGTTGCGGTGGTATCCGCTACATCCGTTACGGGTGTCTTCTCCCGTTAAGCTCCTTTCGCCTGGGCTGACCAAAACACAGCCGCTGTCGCCCGTCCAGGGTAAATAAACGTCCCCAAAACTTTTCCTCGTACCTCCGAAAACTTTCGCGTTCGCCCCGGACGTTCGCCACCGTCGGTGTTTTTTACGCCCTCGCGGCGAAGGAACTCAACTGGAGATGTGGTAACACCCCGCCAGAAATACAGCCAGATACCACAAAACGTCAAGGTCGCGACAAAGCGAATCTAACCGAAGATATGGGCTAAAAGCCCTGAACGATAAGGAGAGTCATCATGGCAGAACGTGGAATTAACAAAGTCATCATCGTGGGTAATTTAGGTCAGGCACCTGAGCTGCGCTATATGCCGAACGGCGGCGCGGTGGCGAGCCTGACGCTGGCCACGTCCGAAAACTGGCGTGACAAAGCCACCGGCGAACAAAAAGAAAAAACCGAATGGCACCGCGTGGTCGTGTTCGGAAAGCTTGCTGAGATAGCCGGTGAATACCTGACCAAGGGCGCAAAAGTCTACATCGAAGGCCAGCTGCAGACCCGCAAATGGCAGGACGCGCAGGGTATCGACCGTTACACCACGGAAATTGCGGTCAAGGCAAACGGCACGATGCAGATGCTGGGCAGCGCACAGGGCAACCGTCAGTCGGGTGACGCAGCGGATTCACAGGCACCGGCAAATGCGCCGTCTCATTCCGGTGAGCCTGCTGTTGACCCGAAACCGGCAAACGCCGCGCGCAGCAAAAAATCCGCTAAAACGGCACCGGCACAGCAATCCGCACCGCAGGGGGGAGAATTCCCGCCGGTTGATTTTGACGATGATATCCCGTTCTGAAGATGACCTTCGACATTAACCGTCCCGTATTTGCGGGGTATCACAAGGAGTACCGAATTATGGAAAACCACGATCACGTACTGCTGCCGGACGACACATTTACCCGTAAGCAGGCTGAAGCCGTCGCCGTCGCTTACGCGAATATCGCCATCGAAGACGATCAGGGCACGCATTTTCGCCTTGTCGTTCGCATTGACGGGCAGATGGTGTGGCGGGCGTGGGATTTTGAGCCAGAAGCAGGGGCTGGTCTTAACAGATACATCATCAGATGTGGTGTGAGAAAGCAGTAAAAGGCAATGAGGTGCCGGACGTACAGGCGTCCGGCAGACAAAATCAAAACTTACGAGGAATCAATTATGTCAGTTACCGAGTCTAAAGCAGTATCTAAAGCGAGTAAATCCACCAAACGGTCTAAAAATACCGTCGTTACCGAGGTCGTCGAACAGGCGCTGGCGAATACGCCGGTCGACATGGTGCCGTTCAGCCAGCTGTCTCTGTCTCCGCTGAATGTGCGTAAAGCAGAGCCGGATGCGGCAAAATTGCAGGAACTGGCGGGCAGCATCAGAGCCGTGGGCGTGTTGCATAACCTTATCGTTCACCGCCTGCCTGATGGCCAGCTGGGTGCCGCCGCCGGTGGCCGCCGTTTCCGTGCGCTGAGTATCCTGCTGAACGAGGGGGCGATCGCACCGGATTACGCCGTGCCGGTGAAAACCGTCAGCGATGACGTGGCTGAGGTGGTTTCAGCCATCGAGAACTTCCAGCACGAAAGCATGCATCCGGCTGACCAGATTATGGCGTTCGCCCGCATCAGTGCCAGCGGCAAAACGGCAGCAGAAATCGGTGGCCTGATGGGGTACAGCACCCAACACGTCCAGAAATTCCTGCGCCTTGCAGGGATGGCTCCGGCACTGCTTGCTGAACTGGCTGAAGACAAGATTAACGTTGACCAGCTGCAGGCACTGTCTGCCTCTGAAGACCACGAACGCCAGCTGGATGTCTGGAAAAATGCCTATGGTTATTATCGCAATCCGAAAGAGCTGCGTGAGGCGGTGCTCAGGGGTGAAGTTTCTGCGGAAGGTCACCGCCTGCTGGAATTCGTCGGGCGGGATGCCTACGAACAGGCGGGGGGCGGGTTCCGCTATGACCTGTTCACAGACGAAGGGTTTATCACCGATACCGTTCTCCTCGATACCTTAACCCGCCAGAAACTCACCGAAGTCGCGGACGGCATCGCACAGGCCGAGGGCTGGAAGTGGTCAGAGGGACGGACTGAGGGCATCAGCACCTACGGCGACGACGCGCAAAAATATCTGTTACTCAACGAACCTCGCGGTGAGCTGACAGCTGAGGAAAGTGCGCGGTTTAATGCGTTGGATAAGCAGCTGGAGGCGTTATCGGAGCAGTTTGATGCCGAAGACGGTGACCACGACGCGCTGGAAAAGGCCGCTGACGCCTGTCAGACCGAAATGTCTGCCATCGAACAAAACGCTGAGAACCGCGCATGGACTGACGATGTGCGTGCTAACGGCGGGGTGGTGGCTTCCCTGCGTGGTAACGTTATCAGCGTGCGCCGTGGCGTGATGCTGCGAAGCGATATCCCTGAAGTCGAGAAAAAAGGCGGTGTGAACCACACCATTGCCAGCATCCGCACTGAAGACAGCACACCGGAAGTGCCGCAGGCGAAACCGCTGTCGGCGGTACTGGCCAAAAGCCTCTCCAGCGAAAGAACGCTGGCAGTACAGGCTGCGTTGGCAGAACAACCGCAAATGGCTCTGGTAATTTTTGTCCATGATTGCCTCAAATCCACTTTCGACCACCGGTCTTATAACCCGTCGACCCTCAAAGTAACCCTGCATGCCAAAACCGGACTGATGCTCGACAATGCGCCGACATCTGCCGACGGTCTGGCCATGCAGCACCTTACTGCGATGCACGACGCGTGGCAGAAACTGCTGCCACAGGACTGGCATAAAAGCTGGGACTGGCTGCTGACGTGGGACACCCAAGCGCTGATTAACGTAATGGGCTATTGCCTTGCCAGAACGCTCGACGGGGCATCAGAACGTCTCAGCGACAAAGATGGCAAAGCGGGTAAAGACCTCGAGCCGGTCGAAGCGCTGCTGAATTTCACTCTGCGCGACTGGTGGCAGCCGACCAAAGCCAATTTCTTCGGGCGCATCAGTAAAGAGCTGATTTCTGACAGTTTGTCACAGGCCGGTCTGGGCGGGGCGTCGCGCGATGTCCTCAAGATGAAGAAGGGCGATGCCGCCGAACGGGCTGAAGAGGACATCTCACAGACCCGCTGGGTGCCTGA
This is a stretch of genomic DNA from Enterobacteriaceae bacterium Kacie_13. It encodes these proteins:
- the umuC gene encoding translesion error-prone DNA polymerase V subunit UmuC, yielding MYLLCDVNSMYASVEQLFRPDLKGKPVIVLSNNDGAIVALNKEAKKLGIKRFAPYFQAKDIIRRHQVTCFSSNYALYGDMSARIMSTLEEMAPALTIYSIDEAFLKVTGIDACESFLAFGQRVRATVRQRTGLTCGIGIAQTLTLAKLANHAAKTWPATGGVVDLSNRDRQRKLMALLPVNETWGIGRKLSEKLTGIGIKTVLQLADANLNLMKKTFGVVVERTVRELNGTACISIDALPAKQQIICSRSFGERITQLQDMRQAVCQYAERASEKLRQESQYCKHVSVFLRTSPYANEPQYGNNANQTLMLATQDTRDIVAAAMRALDSIWRDGYRYQKAGIVLNDFCDKPGQIDMFDESPPRPNSDALMHAIDRINTTGMGKVWFAGQGIDKGWKMKRDMLSPAYTTRWSDLPLASIR
- a CDS encoding ParC, with protein sequence MRCRTYRRPADKIKTYEESIMSVTESKAVSKASKSTKRSKNTVVTEVVEQALANTPVDMVPFSQLSLSPLNVRKAEPDAAKLQELAGSIRAVGVLHNLIVHRLPDGQLGAAAGGRRFRALSILLNEGAIAPDYAVPVKTVSDDVAEVVSAIENFQHESMHPADQIMAFARISASGKTAAEIGGLMGYSTQHVQKFLRLAGMAPALLAELAEDKINVDQLQALSASEDHERQLDVWKNAYGYYRNPKELREAVLRGEVSAEGHRLLEFVGRDAYEQAGGGFRYDLFTDEGFITDTVLLDTLTRQKLTEVADGIAQAEGWKWSEGRTEGISTYGDDAQKYLLLNEPRGELTAEESARFNALDKQLEALSEQFDAEDGDHDALEKAADACQTEMSAIEQNAENRAWTDDVRANGGVVASLRGNVISVRRGVMLRSDIPEVEKKGGVNHTIASIRTEDSTPEVPQAKPLSAVLAKSLSSERTLAVQAALAEQPQMALVIFVHDCLKSTFDHRSYNPSTLKVTLHAKTGLMLDNAPTSADGLAMQHLTAMHDAWQKLLPQDWHKSWDWLLTWDTQALINVMGYCLARTLDGASERLSDKDGKAGKDLEPVEALLNFTLRDWWQPTKANFFGRISKELISDSLSQAGLGGASRDVLKMKKGDAAERAEEDISQTRWVPDCLLPVTDTPVLPESDAVTATDAGEPETDAEATANASESDNIAA
- a CDS encoding Rpn family recombination-promoting nuclease/putative transposase: MKKNTTPTLHDAVFKQFLTHPETARDFLDIHLPTALRKLCDLNTLQLASGSFIEDDLRPYYSDVLYSLKAGNGDGYVYCLIEHQSSPDKHMAFRLMRYAIAAMQRHLDAGHKTLPLVIPVLFYQGKVSPYPYSMSWLDEFETPEYARTLYSENFPLVDITIIPDDEIMQHRRMAILELLQKHIRQRDLTELLDQLTTLLLGGNTTQEQLVSVINYMLQAGESRDPATLINTLASRVPQHEEALMTIAEQLRLEGEQRGIQKGLQLGEQKGRIEGREEGEREAALKIARTMLASGLDRAMVMQMTGLSETELANIRH
- the umuD gene encoding translesion error-prone DNA polymerase V autoproteolytic subunit — its product is MKAEIISPLTSSRLQLPLFADTCQAGFPSPATDYVEKTLDLNEFCISHPSATFFVKAEGDSMVESGIMSGDLLIVDKAEKASHGDIVIAAVDGEFTVKRLCTHPVLCLQPMNPAYSPIFVNPDDLDIFGVVIHAIHTFR
- a CDS encoding AAA family ATPase, encoding MILTVGNTKGGVGKTTLAVNIAAARAMQGRDVLLIDADRQETAQTAISIRAQNEIQPGIACSAYADGPILRSQLMQQKAKYDDVIIDAGGRDSTALRAALVLTDVLLVPYRPGSFDVWALQDISDLITEARSVRDGLKAYSVINVADANRNSIDNREAAAIFTDYPELEFIPDHIVGRKAFSNAAGSGQCVFEYKPQDAKANLELTTLINILFNNQ
- a CDS encoding RepB family plasmid replication initiator protein produces the protein MEKSNEINPPESPFAIIKKDSGTAYELIPNSSKTVQPVALLRLSVFTPVSPKEKGKREFLIDASEELSSLEVARQEGYTNIKIQGAKLGMSTDFKTWIGIISAFSKYGYSSEKITLPFSEFARMCGLKPTDINGRARTRLSDSLFNLSSVTLAFRSKDGKRSLVTHLVQRAVLDMDADLVEIVGDPSLWELYRYDHKVLLGLKALSELSRKEAAQSLYVYFESMPPSTLFVSMKRLRERLAMESQVKDQNATIRRAMTDLKKIGYIDYTETKKGREIMFIIHTRSPKLGLATS
- the ssb gene encoding single-stranded DNA-binding protein, encoding MAERGINKVIIVGNLGQAPELRYMPNGGAVASLTLATSENWRDKATGEQKEKTEWHRVVVFGKLAEIAGEYLTKGAKVYIEGQLQTRKWQDAQGIDRYTTEIAVKANGTMQMLGSAQGNRQSGDAADSQAPANAPSHSGEPAVDPKPANAARSKKSAKTAPAQQSAPQGGEFPPVDFDDDIPF
- a CDS encoding ribbon-helix-helix protein, CopG family: MAITKPPRKTDEANAKLDAFIEGAPDGQSAKKKGVIKGKKQQITLTITPDILEQLDQKAEDLGLSRAALINIGIRHVLNEGAMIGGKKD
- a CDS encoding IS200/IS605 family element transposase accessory protein TnpB, with the protein product MKRLQAFKFQLRPNGQQERDMRRFAGACRFVFNRSLAFQNENHEAGNKYLSYAQMTAWLVEWKKEPETQWLKEAPSQPLQQALKDLERGYKNFFQKRASFPRFKKRGQSDAFRYPQGVKLDQDNSRISLPKLGWISYRNSRQVVGEVKNVTVSQSCGKWYISIQTEYEVSELAHISTSMVGLDAGVAKLATLSDGTVFEPVNSFKSNQRKLARLQREMSRKVKFSNNWKKAKRKVQNLHSRIGNIRRDYLHKVSTTISKNHAMIVIEDLKVANMSKSASGTVGQPGRNVRAKTGLNRSILDQGWHELRRQLEYKQLWRGGQVLLINPAYTSQKCACCGHTAKENRQTQSEFKCLECGYSANADINGARNILAAGHAALACGEMAVLGRSMNQEPTEASRTSV
- the tnpA gene encoding IS200/IS605 family transposase — protein: MTKEIDIRRGRHCTFLMHVHLVFVTKYRRRVFDQDAIEKLRSYFASVCADFDVELVEMDGEGDHVHLLVNYPPKLAVSSLVNSLKGVSSRLLRRDRPDIATRYYYKGVLWTPSYFASSCGGAPISIIRQYIEQQQTPS
- a CDS encoding DUF905 domain-containing protein, which gives rise to MENHDHVLLPDDTFTRKQAEAVAVAYANIAIEDDQGTHFRLVVRIDGQMVWRAWDFEPEAGAGLNRYIIRCGVRKQ